From the genome of Ooceraea biroi isolate clonal line C1 chromosome 10, Obir_v5.4, whole genome shotgun sequence:
attaaatgttgatcgtacaacagttaccaaacatttacatgaaatgggaaaaattcagaaagaagggaaattgggttcgacatcaattatcggaaagtgcgattgcgaaccggttgaacatttgcatttcgttgatcgccaggcaaaaaaagaagagtcctttgtctcggattgttactggggatgaaaagtggatctattttgataatccgaaacgcagaaaatcatgggtggatccaggcgaaccatcaacatccactccgaaaCGCAATATTcgcggttcaaaagtaatgctctgtatttggtgggatagtgtactatgagctgttaaatccgcacgagactgtcacggctgatcgttatcgacaccaattgtacaagtcgaagcaagcattggaccaaaacgaccaccaattgcgagtaaacgacggaaagtgattcttcttcgtgacaacgctcgacctgacgttgcgttatcagtgaaacaaacactcttagagcttgaatgggaagtcttaccgcacctcgcgtattctccatgcgattattatttgttccggtcgatgcaacacgctttagatgatacacactttcataatttggaagaagcgcgaaaattcgtcgacgaatggatcgaaagaagagtcattttatcgtggtggaatccatctgttgccagaaagatgggaaagttatagaaaaggaaggaaaatattttgattaaggtattcattcattatcatatttaaatacatgcgtttttgagcaaaaaaaaccctcaaaactaaatcacacccctaatacaataaattgaaTCTGCATCCGGCAATTCAAAACGGAACAAAGATTTTAATCGTAGAATGAAAAGTACAAAGtatctaaaaattattttagaatcagtaacttttttttatgataGTTAAGTATCGTAGTTTCCTTATTTCAAACTACTGTTGATagaaacttaattaattttttcatatcgcAATCGTGAGCAAAATAAAGTAAATCCAATTAATCCAAAAACATGCAATTGCTTTCGGCCAAAGCAACAGCGGTCAAAAAGTTAAATCCATCTGCGTAGTTTGCTTTCTGCATGAGTGAGCAAAGCCGAAAGTTGCATGGTCGCTTTTTAGCGCGCAAGTTTCATCTTCGTGGCAGCGTGCCGCGAATGAGACCGCGGACGTTGGATCGCGTCGCTTGCAGCGCGCCTCGGTCAAGTGGCGAGCGAAAATGGCGGCGACGTGCGGCCGCGGCGGGTGAAGCGTCAGTGAACCATGAGAGAGACGCGCGTCACCAGGTGACAGCGAACACGTGGCCAATTGTTACAAGGTGAAGTTATGCTCGAAACGCGTTATCGCCGGTGTTCGTTATAGGAGTGGCTCGAGCGCTATGGCGTCAGGTGACGAGATTCCCGTCTGCGAATAAAGATATCCGCGGTGATTTTTTACTGGGAGCTGCGCCGTTCATTGTTAGATCATGTCTATAATTAAGACTCGGACGTAAAGAGACTCGGTTAATTATAATCGACGATAACCGGCTGTTCGCAACCGGTGCGAGCGACGTCACGCAGCCACCATGACGTCGCCGCGGGCAGGAAATCGCATCACGCGGTCGTCAACGCGGGAAATTCTAGTTCTGACGCGCTTGATCCAATCTTATCGGAGGGATTCTTCCATTAATTTTGATCATTTTGGAAAATTgctaaatttgataaatttgaaaaattgtttcggaatcaaaatggaaaagaaatatttattatgtactttataaaagtgtaatttgcagtattataataaaacaatgacgaatcatcattaaaaatttaatttaagatataaactctctctcttaatgagagaatttttaattaagttttaagtctttcaattttgttattgtatgtaattaattacataatgatCGCGAATCTCCAAGAGCGAAAAATTATAGATGATTGGCCGACGTTGCGCCCTTTTCGCCTTGGGCATCCTCCTGATCCTGGTCCTCGGCGTGAACGTCTACTTCATTCGGATGATGGTCGAGAGTTCCTCTTCGCAGAGGATCTACGCTAGGAATGCGTTGGAACCGAACGCGAGGCAGGATCAGTTCACGCCCTCGCGATCCAACGAAAAGAATTCGCAGCTGCAATTAAGGCCGATCGTGAGGGGCATCGGCGAAAAGCTCAAGGAGGAGATTCGCACGCTGCCTTCCAAGTACTTCAAGCAGAACACCAGCTACGTCCTTGTCCTGGAACGGTTGCTGGCGGAATTGAGGATAATGTCGAATGTCCGCGAGGACATCTGGAATATTCCCAATAACAAAGTTAGGAAATTGTCCACagcgttttataatatttaacaccTTTAGACacgtttgaaatttaattaaaaaatttgtctgtttcaaatttttaattaaattcgattaattaattctattgtTGATAATTGAccttatttcatttattgtaaTCGTAAAACAACTGAGAGTTAAGATCTAGCTTCTGACTgttctaaaatatttgaatattttacctTGATTAACTTCTGCAAGAAACAAATTCGTTAATTGTTAAACctataatttctataatttgtAGTCTtctaattacaaataaaatacaagtaGTATTACAAGTATTAAAGTACAGTGGTCTGCGCATTGTATGCATAGTGGCCGGATGCTCATCAGTTGATTCCGCCGGTTGCACCGGAACTGGGGACCGTTCTAGAGGTCCTGCGAAGATCCAATGTGGTTCGCGCGGATAACGCTCCGTTGGGCACCCAACTGAAACTTATGCTCGACCTGGAGAACGGCGTGAGGGCATTGTTCAAGCCGCGATGGTACTccagaaatgcaataatacGCGGGCCTGTGTATCAGGGCAAAGATCGCCACAATGCCGAAGTGGTGGCTTTCCACTTATCGTCCTTGTTAGCGTTACGCAGAGTACCACTTGCCGTTGTACGAAAACGTACGTCaacgtttttataaaattaaaattgtaaaattaagaTTGTAAACGAAAAAcctaagatttatttaaatataatttattccaatttgttggaaaatgttaataactcgAGTCATCTTCATTTTAGCTTTCTTCGATAAAGATCAGGCGTAGTTTGAATTTCCTATTAATCGAAGATCGTATTCTCATAGTTGATCTGATGGAGGAAATTCACAACCGCGCGACGCCAGAGTTGTACGCGACCATGTATCAGGAGGGTAACGATACGTGCCTGTACGGAGTTTGTCACTATTGCTCGCCGGCGGACCCTGTCTGCGGCACGGGGAATATGCTGGAAGGTGCTCTCATCTTCTGGCTACCACGATATTTGAAACTGGTGAAGCATCGTCATCCCTGGCAGCGGACTTATAAGAAGAACAAACTCGCCGCGTGGGAAGTCAACGAGGCTTACTGTGATAAGGTCGTACATCGCGTTTTAagaatatctttaaatataataaaaataatgaaatgaatatataatatatgatatagcaaaaatatttggaagacgcatttataattaaataacgttaATATTCCCAGCAAgcaaactgtcagcagtatgtcgacagattggcagcagattcaatcagaataatgcaacagatccggtaccatctgtgtccgcattaagcttgtgttctgccagcacaTCCTGCTAACATggtctgacagcagattggcgacagaaaccgagcagagcctgccgacataacctggcggcagattggcggcagaaatagagcaggatctgcgcagtgtagttggcagcagattgggagcagaaatcgagcaggctctgcgcagtgtagttggcagcagattgggagcagaaatcgagcaggctctgcgagaaagtgccgtagtagtacaaatttattggagcaatattggttaacaatataaaccTAATTTTTTACGTggggtatgaattaatttcttatattggtccactattgtaaagtaatctgtgtttttaatcaatacttaatttgattaaatgggcaaatttaatgccttcagattgcttgcggcgtgtgtggacgttgtccatgagaACCTCTGtaccgcaagtgcaaaaattcttagaaaaattaatattattctgtcaagacgcgtatattaacttatataactgtcaggctaaNNNNNNNNNNNNNNNNNNNNNNNNNNNNNNNNNNNNNNNNNNNNNNNNNNNNNNNNNNNNNNNNNNNNNNNNNNNNNNNNNNNNNNNNNNNNNNNNNNNNGATGCCCGAGATCTGCaaattaatggaaaaattaaaatttaaaacgaACTGTCTAAGAAAAAAGCACTttcttcaaattattttaataaattccaattttctttcatatcCTTTCTTCTATAATAGATTCATTTCTAATTATGATTACAGAAATGTTTACTTTCTTCAAATAATAGAATTTGATAGTGATATGACAAATCGTATTGATAACGCGCAAGATgttatttatctatttcataACAGAAAGAGTGTTATTTACCTTGGTGTGGTGGCCGTAGGCTGTCGATTCGTCGAGTTCTGGTTCCTGGGTTGCGGAATGAACGAGAAACCGCCTGAGACGGTTGCTGCTGACTCGGACTGGTACTCCTGGGAGACTGCTCGCGCTGCCTACGCACCGTTGCCGTGTTTCAGGCCAACTACAATAAAAAACCGTAACCAACTATTACTACATGTAAAAAAGTTTCTTACAAAATACTTctattttatcgaaaattatataattttattaaaagaatttgtataaaaacagATTTAGATCAAGTGCATTGTTGGTTAAAGAAACATCCCTAAACAAAATTTACGTTAACGTAACAACACAATGCATCTCCAAGAGCAACGATCTCTCAATGATAACAACTACATTTAACGACATCAGAAGATGAAAAGTTTGTCGTGCTGGCACGTTTCTCGCACGTGATGCACTTTCAT
Proteins encoded in this window:
- the LOC113562782 gene encoding glycosaminoglycan xylosylkinase-like produces the protein MIGRRCALFALGILLILVLGVNVYFIRMMVESSSSQRIYARNALEPNARQDQFTPSRSNEKNSQLQLRPIVRGIGEKLKEEIRTLPSKYFKQNTSYVLVLERLLAELRIMSNVREDIWNIPNNKWPDAHQLIPPVAPELGTVLEVLRRSNVVRADNAPLGTQLKLMLDLENGVRALFKPRWYSRNAIIRGPVYQGKDRHNAEVVAFHLSSLLALRRVPLAVVRKLDLMEEIHNRATPELYATMYQEGNDTCLYGVCHYCSPADPVCGTGNMLEGALIFWLPRYLKLVKHRHPWQRTYKKNKLAAWEVNEAYCDKVVHRVLRISLNIIKIMK